Genomic DNA from Bosea sp. Tri-49:
ATCGGACCTCGGCGCCTTTGCGCAGGGCGTGCAGGGCCAGGTTCGCGTTTTCGGCAGCAAGTCGGCGGTCGCCCAGTTTCTACCCAATGATATCGGTCGCTTCGCCAAGATGTATCGCGACGTCCGAGTGAGCTTGGAAGAGCGGGAAATCTGGGAGGTTGTAAGAGGCGTCGAAGAGGGACGAGCCGATATCGGCGTGTGCTGGGATGCGGTGGACTTTCGAGATCTGACCCTCTTTCCCTATCATAGGGATCACCTCGCCGTCGTCGTACCCGAGGGGCACCCACTTGCCAGCCGCGACTCGGTCGCCTTCATCGAGACTCTCGACTACGAGCACGTCGATATCCTGGCTCGCAGCATCATGCAGCAGAGACAACGGAGTGCTGCAGGAGCAGCCGGAAAGCAGCTCATCCACCGGATCCAGGTGTCGACGGTGGATGCTGCCTACCGGATCGTCGCCGCTGGACTGGCTGTCGCTATCGTCCCCGGCGAGGAAGCGCGCGCCGTTCAGCAGGCGCTGGGTCTGACGGTAGTGCCGCTGAATGACTCTTGGTCCCTCCGCCAATT
This window encodes:
- a CDS encoding LysR family transcriptional regulator, with protein sequence MRSFDPVSLRLFVAVCEEGNIAAAAQREAIVPSAVSKRIAQMESEAGVRLFERGRRGVTVTAAGEALWRYARESLQMLDRIKSDLGAFAQGVQGQVRVFGSKSAVAQFLPNDIGRFAKMYRDVRVSLEEREIWEVVRGVEEGRADIGVCWDAVDFRDLTLFPYHRDHLAVVVPEGHPLASRDSVAFIETLDYEHVDILARSIMQQRQRSAAGAAGKQLIHRIQVSTVDAAYRIVAAGLAVAIVPGEEARAVQQALGLTVVPLNDSWSLRQFVISVRNRGLSLPASLLVEKLRRAADVGNNDQRAHPTSAPLNVP